The Flaviramulus sp. BrNp1-15 genome has a window encoding:
- a CDS encoding YciI family protein has protein sequence MKDFMMIFIGADYTDLGLSPEELQTRMGKWFAWGDKMEKAGILKGGEALTPQIRRIVGKNRTVTDLTSAEAKEIVGGYYTVKAKNFDEVEKIAQDFPDYDLGGTVEIREIMVFDH, from the coding sequence ATGAAAGATTTTATGATGATTTTTATTGGAGCTGATTACACCGATTTAGGGCTTTCACCTGAAGAATTACAAACCAGAATGGGAAAATGGTTTGCCTGGGGCGACAAAATGGAAAAAGCAGGCATTTTAAAAGGTGGTGAAGCTTTAACGCCACAAATTAGACGTATTGTTGGTAAAAACAGAACAGTTACCGATTTAACCTCAGCCGAAGCCAAAGAAATTGTTGGTGGTTATTACACCGTTAAAGCCAAAAATTTTGATGAAGTTGAAAAAATCGCCCAAGATTTTCCAGATTACGATTTGGGAGGCACCGTGGAGATTCGTGAAATTATGGTTTTTGACCACTAA
- a CDS encoding S9 family peptidase, translated as MKKKLIIFIAFGIFSCKPNPETKVSNKTGDFRGIIEYGNFSDKILFEIESDSINFKAFFTSLEQNANRIPFQNVEVSDDSINFKLQSDFYTYSFKNKWIENNNKLQGSLTVDTIKTYYVLEKELIDDSKTPKSEEISFESNGFTLNGTIFHSSNKDKALIILTSSGNADRSASRAEALLFAQMGFTTFHYDKRGTGNSEGNWEVATIEELSADDINAIKYFSDKTGIPFKNIGIKGSSQGATKIPFILSKIENLEFGVAVSCPGVTLLESDLNYWTNRNTKVLGDEIEDATALQRKVFKFIAGELSRVDLEKAIDNEKSKSWFANIWIPSLDEVQTDKKLLYSPIPYFETTKQPVLILQGKLDEIIPSNSHELIANALTKSGNKNFKIVLLDGASHSIYYVGESDFPYWSKIHPNYLKTIQDWINDLSNKK; from the coding sequence ATGAAAAAAAAACTTATTATCTTCATAGCATTTGGAATATTTTCATGCAAACCAAACCCTGAAACCAAAGTAAGTAACAAAACGGGGGATTTTAGGGGTATAATTGAGTACGGTAATTTTTCTGATAAGATACTATTTGAAATAGAAAGCGATTCTATTAATTTTAAAGCTTTCTTCACGAGTTTAGAGCAAAATGCCAACCGAATTCCATTTCAAAATGTTGAAGTAAGCGATGATTCAATAAATTTTAAGTTACAAAGTGATTTTTACACTTACTCTTTCAAAAATAAATGGATTGAAAACAATAATAAGCTTCAAGGTTCACTTACTGTTGACACCATTAAAACCTACTATGTATTAGAAAAGGAACTTATAGATGATAGCAAAACACCCAAAAGTGAGGAAATTAGTTTTGAATCCAATGGATTTACTTTAAACGGGACTATTTTTCATTCAAGTAATAAAGATAAAGCTCTAATAATTTTAACTTCTTCTGGAAATGCAGATCGAAGTGCTTCACGTGCAGAAGCCCTATTATTTGCGCAAATGGGATTCACTACTTTTCATTATGACAAAAGAGGTACTGGGAATTCCGAGGGTAATTGGGAAGTTGCAACAATTGAAGAATTATCTGCAGATGATATCAATGCTATAAAATATTTTTCTGACAAGACTGGTATTCCATTTAAGAATATTGGAATAAAAGGTAGTAGCCAAGGAGCCACAAAAATCCCTTTTATTTTAAGTAAAATAGAAAACCTTGAATTTGGAGTTGCGGTAAGTTGTCCTGGAGTTACTCTACTAGAAAGTGATTTGAACTATTGGACAAATAGAAACACTAAAGTTTTAGGAGATGAAATTGAGGATGCAACTGCATTGCAACGAAAGGTATTTAAATTTATAGCAGGAGAACTATCTAGAGTAGATTTAGAAAAGGCCATTGATAATGAAAAATCAAAATCATGGTTTGCTAATATTTGGATACCAAGCTTAGATGAAGTTCAAACAGATAAAAAACTTCTATACAGTCCAATTCCTTACTTTGAAACAACAAAGCAACCAGTCCTTATTCTGCAAGGGAAATTAGATGAAATAATTCCTTCGAATAGTCACGAACTCATCGCTAATGCACTTACAAAATCAGGTAATAAAAATTTTAAAATTGTTTTATTAGATGGAGCCTCTCATTCCATCTACTATGTTGGAGAAAGCGATTTCCCTTATTGGTCAAAAATCCATCCTAATTATTTAAAAACCATTCAAGATTGGATAAATGATCTTTCTAATAAAAAATAA
- a CDS encoding RNA polymerase sigma factor — protein sequence MVSILTRIFGLKHLEIIEDAVQDTFIKASLSWRNNQPDNPEAWLTQVAKNRVLDIFRKLKTEQKYLPNINQGTDAIAINELFLDTEIEDAQLRMIFTACHPKLDPRDRISFALKTVSGFSIKEISSALLTKEDTIKKRLARARKAIQQSQLKFEIPQGKALQKRLDSVLEVLYLIFNEGFHSNKKDKLIRSDLCGEAIRLTQLLLKNKNTRNSEAYALCALMCFHAARLETKTNAENEILDLQHQDRSKWYFPLIQLGNSMMNKAVEDKTLSCYHYEAAIAAEHLKATRFEDTNWDKIHYWYQCLNRLQPTPIHVLNMAVVCIQKQDYHMAKIYLNDIKSDDFEQRAYLYYGTKADYFIKTNNSEKANKYIDLALKTVTNVLEKKHLQKKKENLFNE from the coding sequence ATGGTTTCTATTTTAACTCGAATTTTTGGGCTTAAACATCTCGAAATTATTGAAGATGCCGTACAAGACACCTTTATAAAAGCTAGTTTAAGTTGGAGAAACAACCAACCAGACAATCCAGAAGCGTGGTTAACACAAGTGGCTAAAAACAGGGTTTTAGATATTTTTAGAAAACTAAAAACCGAACAAAAATATCTTCCAAACATCAATCAAGGAACGGACGCCATTGCCATAAACGAACTCTTTTTAGATACTGAAATAGAAGACGCTCAACTCCGCATGATTTTTACAGCGTGTCATCCAAAACTGGATCCAAGAGATCGTATTTCGTTTGCTCTAAAAACGGTTTCTGGTTTTAGTATTAAAGAAATTTCATCAGCTTTACTTACCAAAGAAGACACTATTAAAAAACGTTTAGCAAGAGCACGAAAAGCCATTCAACAATCGCAATTAAAATTTGAAATCCCACAAGGAAAAGCATTACAAAAACGGTTAGACAGTGTTTTGGAAGTACTTTACTTGATTTTTAATGAGGGTTTTCATTCAAACAAAAAAGACAAATTAATACGTTCAGACTTATGCGGAGAAGCTATTCGGTTAACACAACTCCTTTTAAAAAATAAAAACACTCGCAATTCGGAAGCTTATGCTTTGTGTGCATTAATGTGTTTTCATGCGGCACGATTAGAAACAAAAACCAATGCCGAAAATGAAATTTTAGATTTACAGCATCAAGATAGAAGTAAATGGTATTTTCCTTTAATTCAACTGGGAAATAGTATGATGAACAAAGCTGTTGAAGATAAAACGCTTTCCTGTTACCATTACGAAGCCGCTATAGCTGCCGAACATTTAAAAGCTACTCGTTTTGAAGACACTAATTGGGATAAAATACATTATTGGTATCAATGTTTAAATAGATTACAGCCTACACCAATTCATGTTTTAAATATGGCAGTAGTTTGCATACAAAAACAAGATTACCATATGGCAAAAATTTATCTAAACGATATTAAGTCTGATGATTTTGAGCAACGCGCTTACTTGTATTATGGCACCAAAGCTGATTATTTCATTAAAACTAATAATTCAGAAAAAGCTAACAAATACATTGATTTGGCTTTAAAAACGGTAACGAATGTTCTTGAAAAAAAACATCTTCAAAAAAAGAAAGAAAATTTGTTTAATGAATAA
- the pruA gene encoding L-glutamate gamma-semialdehyde dehydrogenase produces MGKGFFNVPIAVNEPVKSYAPGSPERDAVLKAYKSMFNSKVDVPLYINGEDVTTGNTRTMSPPHDHKHVVGTYHVAEKKHIDDAIATALEARKTWSQMPWEQRAGIFLKAAELIAGPYRAKINAATMIAQSKTIHQAEIDAACEFIDFLRFNVQFMTDIYMEQPESTSDAWNRVEYRPLEGFTYAVTPFNFTAIAGNLPACMALMGNVVVWKPSDSQVYSAKVIMDVFKEAGVPPGVINVVFGDPVMITETVLSSPDFSGLHFTGSTFIFKELWKQIGTNIHNYKTYPRIVGETGGKDFIVAHKSANAKQVATAIARGAFEFQGQKCSAASRAYIPKGLWADVKKYLLEDVNSFKMGSPEDMSNFITAVIHEGSFDKLVKYIDLAKADKDAEIIAGGNYDKSKGYFIEPTVIVTSNPKYTTMCTELFGPVITIYIYEDDAYAETLKLVDETSEYALTGAILSTDRYAITQATEALQNSAGNFYINDKPTGAVVGQQPFGGARASGTNDKAGSAQNLLRWVSPRLIKETFVTPTDYRYPFLGE; encoded by the coding sequence ATGGGAAAAGGCTTTTTTAATGTGCCAATTGCGGTTAACGAACCTGTAAAATCTTATGCTCCAGGATCTCCAGAAAGAGATGCTGTTCTTAAGGCTTACAAATCAATGTTTAACAGCAAAGTGGATGTCCCTTTATATATTAATGGTGAAGATGTAACTACTGGAAATACCAGAACCATGTCGCCACCTCACGACCACAAACATGTGGTTGGAACATATCATGTTGCAGAAAAAAAACATATTGATGATGCTATTGCAACTGCTTTAGAAGCTAGAAAAACATGGTCTCAAATGCCTTGGGAACAACGTGCGGGTATCTTTTTAAAAGCAGCCGAATTAATTGCTGGACCATACAGAGCCAAAATAAATGCTGCAACTATGATTGCGCAATCTAAAACCATTCATCAAGCTGAAATTGATGCGGCCTGTGAGTTTATAGATTTCTTGCGTTTTAATGTGCAGTTTATGACCGATATTTACATGGAACAACCAGAAAGCACAAGTGATGCTTGGAACCGCGTTGAATATCGTCCGCTTGAAGGTTTCACCTATGCTGTTACCCCGTTTAACTTCACCGCAATTGCTGGAAACTTACCAGCTTGTATGGCGTTAATGGGTAATGTAGTAGTTTGGAAACCTAGCGATAGCCAAGTATATTCTGCAAAAGTAATTATGGATGTATTTAAAGAAGCAGGTGTACCTCCAGGAGTTATAAACGTTGTTTTTGGCGACCCAGTTATGATTACAGAAACGGTATTATCTAGTCCAGATTTTTCTGGATTGCACTTTACAGGATCTACATTTATTTTTAAAGAACTTTGGAAACAAATAGGAACAAATATTCATAACTATAAAACCTACCCAAGAATTGTTGGAGAAACTGGTGGTAAAGATTTTATTGTAGCTCACAAATCGGCTAATGCAAAACAAGTCGCTACTGCTATTGCACGTGGTGCTTTTGAATTTCAAGGGCAAAAATGTAGTGCTGCTTCTCGTGCTTACATTCCAAAAGGTTTATGGGCAGATGTGAAAAAATATCTTTTAGAAGATGTTAACTCATTTAAAATGGGTTCTCCTGAAGATATGAGCAACTTTATAACCGCAGTAATTCACGAAGGCTCTTTTGATAAACTGGTTAAATACATAGACCTAGCTAAAGCAGATAAAGATGCCGAAATTATTGCTGGTGGAAATTATGATAAGAGCAAAGGGTATTTTATTGAACCTACTGTTATTGTTACAAGTAATCCAAAATACACCACCATGTGTACTGAGTTATTTGGACCAGTAATTACTATTTATATTTATGAAGATGACGCTTACGCGGAAACTTTAAAATTAGTAGACGAAACCAGTGAATATGCATTAACTGGAGCCATTTTATCTACAGATAGATACGCTATAACACAAGCTACTGAAGCTTTACAAAACAGTGCAGGAAACTTTTATATAAATGATAAACCAACAGGCGCTGTAGTTGGGCAACAACCTTTTGGTGGTGCTCGTGCTTCTGGAACTAACGATAAAGCAGGTAGTGCACAAAACTTATTACGTTGGGTATCGCCAAGGTTAATTAAAGAAACCTTTGTAACACCAACAGATTATCGTTATCCGTTTTTGGGAGAATAA